The Malus domestica chromosome 06, GDT2T_hap1 genome has a segment encoding these proteins:
- the LOC103437933 gene encoding pentatricopeptide repeat-containing protein At1g18485 → MASVAVAPPPLSCHSLPTPNVKHFLRPIFPPKPKPLSSLSAAQTTTHHYHQTDSLTFLQDVNNLCDAGNLSEALTLLRAHSHDAVSSSQQGKDAMGTLLQACGRRKDVETGRKVHNLVSASTVFSSDFVLNTRIITMYAMCGSPLDSRSVFDGLKRKNLFQWNALVSGYARNELFVDAIDLFVELISVTEFKPDNFTFPCVFKACGGISDVGLGQVVHGMAVKMGLISDVFVGNALIAMYGKCGSVEDAAKMFEIMPEKNLVSWNSMICGFSENGLDHESYSLLGKILESEEALVPDVATLVTVLPLCAGNGEVNMGMMIHSLAVKLGLNQELMVNNALADMYLKCGYSVEAQVLFDKNDKKNVVSWNSVIGGFSREGDVCGTFDLLRKMQMEEEKVKVNEVTILNVLPACLEESELLSLKELHAYSFRHWFIYDELVANAFVAAYTKCGSLNSAELVFHGIETKTVGSWNAVIGGCAQNGDPYKALDLYLQMKYSGLDPDEFSIGSLLLACAHLKHLQHGREIHGFVLRNGLEMDSFIGISLLSVYIHCGKLSSARILFDRTESKISVSWNAMIAGYTQVGLPDKALDLFRQMLSDEILPCEIATMSMFGACSQLSALRSGKELHCFALKARLTEDLFVGCSLIDMYAKSGCIEQSHRVFDRLTKKDVPSWNVIIAGYGIHGHGNKALELFREMLSFGQKPDGFTFIGILTACSHAGLVKEGIEYFNQMQSLYKIEPKLEHYACVVDMLGRAGRLEEALNLIHEMPEEPDTRMWSSLLSSCRSHNNLDMGQKIAEKLLDLEPEKAENYVLLSNLYAASGKWDSVRNVRRKMKEIGLQKDAGRSWIELGGQVYSFVVGDTSLPESGEIKKTWARLEEKISEFGYKPDTGCVLHELGEDEKVEILRGHSEKLAISFGLLKTSRSRTTLRVCKNLRICVDCHNAAKLISKVVEREIIVRDNKRFHHFKHGLCSCGDYW, encoded by the coding sequence ATGGCTTCTGTGGCAGTGGCACCACCACCACTCTCATGCCATTCTCTGCCTACACCTAACGTCAAACACTTCCTCCGCCCAATCTTccctccaaaaccaaaaccacttTCTTCTCTCTCCGCCGCACAGACAACCACCCACCACTACCACCAAACAGACTCTCTCACTTTCCTCCAAGACGTCAACAATCTCTGTGACGCCGGAAACCTCTCTGAGGCTCTGACCCTTCTTCGAGCACACTCTCACGATGCAGTTTCCAGCTCACAGCAAGGGAAGGACGCCATGGGAACCTTGTTACAGGCCTGCGGGCGCCGCAAGGACGTCGAAACCGGACGCAAAGTCCACAACTTGGTCTCTGCGTCGACCGTTTTCAGCAGTGACTTTGTTCTCAACACACGCATCATTACCATGTATGCAATGTGCGGTTCTCCTTTGGATTCCCGCTCAGTTTTCGACGGGCTGAAGAGGAAGAACTTGTTCCAGTGGAATGCGCTTGTTAGTGGGTATGCAAGAAACGAGCTTTTTGTTGATGCCATTGATCTGTTTGTTGAGTTGATCAGCGTTACGGAGTTTAAACCCGATAATTTTACTTTTCCCTGTGTTTTTAAGGCCTGTGGGGGGATTTCGGACGTGGGTTTGGGACAGGTTGTTCATGGGATGGCTGTGAAGATGGGATTGATTTCGGATGTGTTTGTGGGCAATGCGTTGATTGCGATGTATGGGAAATGCGGGTCGGTTGAGGATGCAGCTAAAATGTTCGAGATAATGCCTGAGAAGAATTTGGTTTCTTGGAATTCGATGATATGCGGGTTCTCGGAGAATGGATTGGATCATGAGAGTTATAGTTTGTTGGGGAAGATTTTAGAGAGTGAAGAAGCTCTAGTACCGGATGTTGCTACTTTGGTGACTGTATTGCCTTTGTGTGCTGGGAACGGAGAAGTAAATATGGGGATGATGATTCATAGTTTGGCAGTGAAATTGGGGCTGAACCAGGAATTAATGGTGAATAATGCGTTGGCGGACATGTACTTGAAATGTGGGTACTCAGTTGAAGCTCAAGTTTTGTTTGACAAGAATGACAAGAAAAATGTGGTTTCTTGGAATTCCGTCATAGGAGGTTTTTCTAGAGAAGGGGATGTATGTGGCACATTTGATCTTTTGCGAAAAATGCAGATGGAAGAGGAGAAAGTGAAGGTGAATGAGGTCACCATACTGAACGTGTTACCGGCTTGTTTGGAGGAGTCGGAACTTTTGAGCTTGAAAGAACTTCATGCTTATTCATTCAGACATTGGTTTATATATGATGAACTGGTAGCCAATGCTTTTGTTGCAGCGTACACGAAATGTGGGTCACTAAATTCCGCTGAGCTTGTTTTTCATGGTATTGAGACGAAGACAGTGGGCTCCTGGAACGCAGTTATTGGTGGCTGTGCCCAAAATGGAGATCCATACAAAGCTTTAGATTTGTACCTTCAAATGAAATATTCAGGCTTGGATCCTGATGAATTTAGCATCGGTAGCCTCCTTTTAGCTTGTGCCCACCTGAAACATCTTCAACACGGGAGAGAGATTCATGGATTTGTGCTGCGAAATGGGTTAGAAATGGATTCATTCATTGGTATTTCATTACTATCCGTTTACATCCATTGCGGAAAATTATCATCTGCAAGAATATTATTTGATAGGACAGAATCAAAAATTAGTGTGTCTTGGAATGCAATGATTGCCGGTTACACTCAGGTTGGACTTCCTGACAAAGCCCTTGATCTCTTTCGCCAAATGCTGTCTGATGAAATCCTGCCTTGTGAAATTGCAACAATGAGCATGTTTGGGGCTTGTTCGCAACTGTCAGCTTTGCGTTCAGGAAAAGAGCTGCATTGTTTCGCTTTGAAAGCTCGCCTCACAGAAGACCTTTTTGTTGGTTGCTCTCTCatagatatgtatgcaaaaagtgGCTGCATCGAACAATCTCATAGAGTTTTTGACCGGTTAACCAAGAAGGATGTGCCTTCATGGAACGTTATAATTGCAGGATATGGAATTCATGGACATGGAAACAAGGCTTTAGAGCTCTTCAGAGAAATGCTAAGTTTTGGGCAGAAGCCTGATGGGTTTACGTTTATCGGAATTTTAACTGCATGTAGCCATGCCGGGTTGGTTAAGGAGGGGATAGAATATTTCAACCAGATGCAAAGCTTGTACAAAATAGAGCCGAAACTAGAGCATTATGCATGTGTGGTGGACATGCTTGGCCGGGCTGGCCGGTTGGAGGAAGCTTTAAACCTCATACATGAGATGCCGGAGGAGCCAGATACTAGAATGTGGAGCTCATTGCTTAGTTCCTGTAGGAGTCATAATAATTTGGACATGGGGCAGAAAATCGCCGAAAAATTGTTAGACTTAGAGCCTGAAAAGGCGGAGAACTACGTGCTGCTGTCTAACTTGTATGCCGCATCAGGTAAATGGGATAGTGTGAGAAACGTGCGGCGAAAGATGAAGGAGATTGGCCTTCAGAAAGATGCCGGACGCAGCTGGATTGAACTCGGAGGGCAAGTTTACAGCTTTGTTGTTGGTGACACATCTCTGCCAGAGTCCGGAGAGATCAAGAAAACGTGGGCAAGGCTAGAGGAAAAGATAAGTGAATTCGGATACAAACCCGACACAGGCTGTGTGCTTCATGAACTGGGAGAAGACGAGAAGGTTGAAATACTACGGGGACATAGCGAGAAGCTTGCGATTTCATTCGGTTTGTTGAAGACGAGTAGAAGTAGAACAACACTGAGAGTCTGCAAAAATCTGCGGATTTGTGTGGATTGCCACAATGCAGCTAAGCTGATATCGAAAGTTGTTGAAAGGGAGATAATTGTGAGAGATAATAAGCGCTTCCATCATTTCAAACATGGCCTTTGTTCTTGCGGAGATTATTGGTAA